A window of the Carassius gibelio isolate Cgi1373 ecotype wild population from Czech Republic chromosome B16, carGib1.2-hapl.c, whole genome shotgun sequence genome harbors these coding sequences:
- the gnl1 gene encoding guanine nucleotide-binding protein-like 1 isoform X1 yields the protein MPRRKPFSIKQKKKQLQVKREKKRGENGSSHSSRNASVERGPGRDRKSDTSDSETTDIRRINHQPGTRESRYDPNRFRLHFEKESKEEVEKRKKIAREKILKPVAEKELEIDMSQIYPEEKGLDFPRRPSWHYNMQREELLRKEEKSFLEYLEALHSKNPPGTLSHFEHNLETWRQLWRVMEMSDVILLIVDIRHTVLQFPPALYHYITGELKKYIILVLNKVDLCPAPLVLAWKHYLTKQFPRLHCVCFTSHPGQAYSTLLQKKRMTKKAGWNQAGGPFHIMRACQEITAGRVDLSSWEKKIQRDAVAVGTEGDQADDGSESVLMEHHSDVAMEMNSPTQELYKDGVLTLGCIGFPNVGKSSVLNSLVGRKVVSVSRTPGHTKYFQTYYLTPTVKLCDCPGLVFPSQVDKQLQILAGIYPVSQLQEPYSSVGYLCERIDFLPVLKLTHPDNSPGTPKDPKTQDWTAWDVCEAWAERRGYKTAKAARNDVYRSANSLLRLAIDGRLCLCLRPPGYTQSKDEWESHPDQAEITALQGSKEEEDECGDREDDEGESSSELEEDNDRDADDDEDADGDDEDDTVKADRKGLTLNMFTVLGENECE from the exons ATGCCACGCAGAAAGCCTTTTAGTATCAAACAGAAAAAGAAGCAGCTCCAGGTGAAACGCGAGAAAAAGAGAG GAGAAAACGGTTCGAGTCACAGTAGCCGAAATGCCAGTGTGGAGCGAGGACCTGGCAGAGACAGAAAGTCAGATACATCAGACAGTGAGACGACAGACATCAGGAGGATCAACCATCAGCCTGGCACCAGAGAGAGCAGATATGACCCCAACAG ATTCCGTCTGCACTTTGAGAAGGAGAGTAAGGAGGAAgtggagaagaggaagaaaatAGCGAGGGAGAAAATCCTGAAGCCAGTGGCAGAAAAGGAGCTAGAGATTGATATGTCCCAGATCTACCCAGAAGAGAAAG GCCTGGATTTCCCACGGCGGCCCTCCTGGCATTACAACATGCAGCGAGAGGAGTTGCTGCGGAAAGAGGAGAAGTCATTTCTGGAGTATCTGGAGGCTCTCCACTCCAAAAACCCACCCGGTACCCTCAGCCACTTTGAACACAATCTCGAG ACGTGGAGGCAGCTGTGGAGAGTAATGGAGATGTCTGATGTCATTCTCCTCATAGTGGATATCAGACACACA GTGCTGCAGTTTCCTCCTGCTCTGTATCACTACATCACTGGTGAGTTAAAGAAGTACATCATCCTGGTGCTCAATAAGGTGGACTTGTGTCCCGCCCCGCTGGTTTTGGCATGGAAACACTACCTGACTAAACAGTTCCCACGCCTGCACTGTGTCTGCTTTACCTCGCACCCGGGACAAGCCTACAGCACAC TTCTACAGAAGAAGAGGATGACGAAGAAAGCAGGATGGAATCAGGCTGGAGGACCGTTTCACATCATGAGAGCGTGTCAGGAGATCACAGCAGGAAGAG TGGATTTGAGTAGCTGGGAGAAGAAGATCCAGAGGGATGCTGTTGCTGTGGGAACAGAGGGGGATCAAGCTGATGATGGATCGGAATCTGTGTTGATGGAGCATCATAGTGACGTTGCCATGGAAATGAACAGCCCCACGCAAGAACTTTATAAAGATGGAGTGCTAACATTGGGCTGCATAG GTTTTCCTAATGTTGGCAAATCTTCAGTGCTGAATAGTCTGGTCGGCAGGAAGGTTGTGAGCGTGTCTCGAACCCCAGGTCACACTAAATATTTCCAAACATACTACCTCACTCCCACTGTTAAACTGTGTGACTGTCCGGGGCTTGTCTTCCCTTCCCAAGTGGACAAGCAACTACAG ATCTTGGCTGGTATATATCCAGTGTCCCAGCTACAGGAGCCTTACAGTTCTGTAGGATACTTGTGTGAACGGATCGACTTCCTGCCTGTGTTAAAGCTGACACATCCTGACAACAGCCCAGGAACCCCAAAAGACCCTAAAACACAGGACTGGACAGCATGGGATGTGTGTGAAG catgGGCCGAGAGGAGAGGGTATAAAACTGCTAAGGCGGCCCGTAACGATGTCTATCGATCAGCCAACAGTCTCCTGCGTTTAGCCATCGACGGACGGCTGTGCCTATGCCTGCGACCACCTGGATACACTCAGagtaaag ATGAATGGGAATCACACCCAGACCAGGCCGAGATCACTGCTCTACAAGGAAGTAAGGAAGAAGAGGATGAGTGTGGTGACAGGGAAGACGACGAGGGCGAATCCAGTTCTGAGCTGGAGGAGGACAATGATCGGGATGCCGACGATGATGAGGATGCTGAtggagatgatgaagatgataccGTGAAGGCTGACAGGAAGGGCCTCACTCTCAACATGTTCACTGTGCTGGGAGAGAACGAGTGTGAGTGA
- the gnl1 gene encoding guanine nucleotide-binding protein-like 1 isoform X2 gives MSQIYPEEKGLDFPRRPSWHYNMQREELLRKEEKSFLEYLEALHSKNPPGTLSHFEHNLETWRQLWRVMEMSDVILLIVDIRHTVLQFPPALYHYITGELKKYIILVLNKVDLCPAPLVLAWKHYLTKQFPRLHCVCFTSHPGQAYSTLLQKKRMTKKAGWNQAGGPFHIMRACQEITAGRVDLSSWEKKIQRDAVAVGTEGDQADDGSESVLMEHHSDVAMEMNSPTQELYKDGVLTLGCIGFPNVGKSSVLNSLVGRKVVSVSRTPGHTKYFQTYYLTPTVKLCDCPGLVFPSQVDKQLQILAGIYPVSQLQEPYSSVGYLCERIDFLPVLKLTHPDNSPGTPKDPKTQDWTAWDVCEAWAERRGYKTAKAARNDVYRSANSLLRLAIDGRLCLCLRPPGYTQSKDEWESHPDQAEITALQGSKEEEDECGDREDDEGESSSELEEDNDRDADDDEDADGDDEDDTVKADRKGLTLNMFTVLGENECE, from the exons ATGTCCCAGATCTACCCAGAAGAGAAAG GCCTGGATTTCCCACGGCGGCCCTCCTGGCATTACAACATGCAGCGAGAGGAGTTGCTGCGGAAAGAGGAGAAGTCATTTCTGGAGTATCTGGAGGCTCTCCACTCCAAAAACCCACCCGGTACCCTCAGCCACTTTGAACACAATCTCGAG ACGTGGAGGCAGCTGTGGAGAGTAATGGAGATGTCTGATGTCATTCTCCTCATAGTGGATATCAGACACACA GTGCTGCAGTTTCCTCCTGCTCTGTATCACTACATCACTGGTGAGTTAAAGAAGTACATCATCCTGGTGCTCAATAAGGTGGACTTGTGTCCCGCCCCGCTGGTTTTGGCATGGAAACACTACCTGACTAAACAGTTCCCACGCCTGCACTGTGTCTGCTTTACCTCGCACCCGGGACAAGCCTACAGCACAC TTCTACAGAAGAAGAGGATGACGAAGAAAGCAGGATGGAATCAGGCTGGAGGACCGTTTCACATCATGAGAGCGTGTCAGGAGATCACAGCAGGAAGAG TGGATTTGAGTAGCTGGGAGAAGAAGATCCAGAGGGATGCTGTTGCTGTGGGAACAGAGGGGGATCAAGCTGATGATGGATCGGAATCTGTGTTGATGGAGCATCATAGTGACGTTGCCATGGAAATGAACAGCCCCACGCAAGAACTTTATAAAGATGGAGTGCTAACATTGGGCTGCATAG GTTTTCCTAATGTTGGCAAATCTTCAGTGCTGAATAGTCTGGTCGGCAGGAAGGTTGTGAGCGTGTCTCGAACCCCAGGTCACACTAAATATTTCCAAACATACTACCTCACTCCCACTGTTAAACTGTGTGACTGTCCGGGGCTTGTCTTCCCTTCCCAAGTGGACAAGCAACTACAG ATCTTGGCTGGTATATATCCAGTGTCCCAGCTACAGGAGCCTTACAGTTCTGTAGGATACTTGTGTGAACGGATCGACTTCCTGCCTGTGTTAAAGCTGACACATCCTGACAACAGCCCAGGAACCCCAAAAGACCCTAAAACACAGGACTGGACAGCATGGGATGTGTGTGAAG catgGGCCGAGAGGAGAGGGTATAAAACTGCTAAGGCGGCCCGTAACGATGTCTATCGATCAGCCAACAGTCTCCTGCGTTTAGCCATCGACGGACGGCTGTGCCTATGCCTGCGACCACCTGGATACACTCAGagtaaag ATGAATGGGAATCACACCCAGACCAGGCCGAGATCACTGCTCTACAAGGAAGTAAGGAAGAAGAGGATGAGTGTGGTGACAGGGAAGACGACGAGGGCGAATCCAGTTCTGAGCTGGAGGAGGACAATGATCGGGATGCCGACGATGATGAGGATGCTGAtggagatgatgaagatgataccGTGAAGGCTGACAGGAAGGGCCTCACTCTCAACATGTTCACTGTGCTGGGAGAGAACGAGTGTGAGTGA
- the znf384b gene encoding zinc finger protein 384b isoform X3: MEDSHFNSSYFWSPVQGQIENAVFLNRVKEQLNQDKGPTYSHGPSHYPTTAVVAVAGGPMDTTTARTLKQGHAQPSQSSHSITVLPVPPTGIMTAAGLVTLVSPVSSAQSLIPGHPSTTMITVQTDKKNDSVPCSPVIIPLPSKRGRKKKESLPRVGLPTGTDPLILGLSGQHHSANPYSLSPEEGHAGKEGGKTYRSHTEAKPHKCAHCTKSFANTSYLAQHVRIHTGVKPYTCNYCQKTFRQLSHLHQHHRIHTGDRPYKCSHPDCEKSFTQLSNLQSHRRQHNKDKPYKCLHCNRGYVDAASLEVHLSSHTVKHDKLYSCGLCNHTYTSETYLMKHMRKHTPDMLPSLPGSNQQNHSPGHAGGSSSDGNRQSQAERSNAFVQPVGVPCIFDLNQYKPVPSADVHYKTVSVSDISPHKDLCITVEASAIQVEHLNARGIP; this comes from the exons ATGGAGGATTCCCATTTTAATTCTTCATATTTCTGGTCCCCTGTACAGGGACAG aTTGAGAATGCTGTATTTCTCAATAGGGTAAAAGAGCAGCTTAATCAGGACAAAGGCCCCACCTACTCGCATGGCCCCTCCCACTATCCCACCACAGCAGTGGTGGCGGTTGCTGGGGGTCCCATGGATACAACGACAGCAAGGACACTAAAACAGGGGCATGCACAACCGTCTCAGTCCTCACACAGTATCACAGTGTTGCCAGTACCTCCTACCGGCATCATGACAGCAG CGGGTCTGGTCACTCTGGTGTCTCCAGTGTCATCTGCTCAGTCCCTTATTCCTGGACATCCATCCACCACCATGATAACAGTCCAGACTG ATAAGAAAAATGACTCTGTGCCCTGCTCACCGGTTATCATCCCATTACCATCGAAACGAGGCAGAAAGAAGAAAGAATCACTCCCACGGGTTGGCTTACCTACTGGGACAGATCCCTTGATTTTGGGTCTTTCAGGACAG CATCATTCTGCCAACCCTTACAGTCTGTCTCCAGAAGAAGGGCATGCTGGGAAAGAGGGTGGAAAAACATACAG AAGCCACACAGAAGCCAAACCTCACAAGTGTGCTCACTGCACGAAATCATTTGCCAACACAAGCTACCTTGCTCAGCATGTACGAATACACACAGGAGTCAAACCTTACACCTGTAACTACTGCCAAAAGACCTTCAGGCAGCTCAGTCACTTGCATCAACACCACAG GATCCACACAGGAGACAGGCCATACAAATGTTCACATCCTGATTGTGAGAAGTCTTTCACTCAGCTTTCTAACCTGCAG TCTCATCGGCGTCAGCACAACAAGGATAAACCATATAAGTGTCTCCACTGTAACCGTGGTTATGTAGACGCAGCCAGCCTGGAGGTTCATCTGTCCTCTCACACAGTCAAGCACGACAAACTCTACTCCTGTGGTTTATGCAATCACACATATACCTCG GAAACCTATCTGATGAAGCACATGCGAAAACACACCCCAGATATGCTTCCGTCTCTACCCGGATCAAACCAGCAGAATCACAGCCCCGGTCACGCAGGAGGAAGTAGCTCGGATGGAAACAGGCAAAGCCAAGCTGAGAGGAGCAATGCCTTCGTCCAGCCGGTCGGTGTGCCGTGCATATTCGACTTGAACCAATACAAACCAGTACCTTCTGCAGATGTGCACTATAAAACTGTTAGTGTGTCTGACATATCCCCTCACAAAGACCTCTGCATCACCGTGGAGGCTTCTGCCATACAGGTGGAGCATCTCAACGCACGAGGAATCCCATGA
- the znf384b gene encoding zinc finger protein 384b isoform X1, which yields MEDSHFNSSYFWSPVQGQIENAVFLNRVKEQLNQDKGPTYSHGPSHYPTTAVVAVAGGPMDTTTARTLKQGHAQPSQSSHSITVLPVPPTGIMTAAGLVTLVSPVSSAQSLIPGHPSTTMITVQTDKKNDSVPCSPVIIPLPSKRGRKKKESLPRVGLPTGTDPLILGLSGQHHSANPYSLSPEEGHAGKEGGKTYRCRMCGLTFCNKSDMQLHSKSHTEVKAHQCPHCSKSFANTSYLAQHIRIHSGAKPYTCSYCQKAFRQLSHLQQHTRSHTEAKPHKCAHCTKSFANTSYLAQHVRIHTGVKPYTCNYCQKTFRQLSHLHQHHRIHTGDRPYKCSHPDCEKSFTQLSNLQSHRRQHNKDKPYKCLHCNRGYVDAASLEVHLSSHTVKHDKLYSCGLCNHTYTSETYLMKHMRKHTPDMLPSLPGSNQQNHSPGHAGGSSSDGNRQSQAERSNAFVQPVGVPCIFDLNQYKPVPSADVHYKTVSVSDISPHKDLCITVEASAIQVEHLNARGIP from the exons ATGGAGGATTCCCATTTTAATTCTTCATATTTCTGGTCCCCTGTACAGGGACAG aTTGAGAATGCTGTATTTCTCAATAGGGTAAAAGAGCAGCTTAATCAGGACAAAGGCCCCACCTACTCGCATGGCCCCTCCCACTATCCCACCACAGCAGTGGTGGCGGTTGCTGGGGGTCCCATGGATACAACGACAGCAAGGACACTAAAACAGGGGCATGCACAACCGTCTCAGTCCTCACACAGTATCACAGTGTTGCCAGTACCTCCTACCGGCATCATGACAGCAG CGGGTCTGGTCACTCTGGTGTCTCCAGTGTCATCTGCTCAGTCCCTTATTCCTGGACATCCATCCACCACCATGATAACAGTCCAGACTG ATAAGAAAAATGACTCTGTGCCCTGCTCACCGGTTATCATCCCATTACCATCGAAACGAGGCAGAAAGAAGAAAGAATCACTCCCACGGGTTGGCTTACCTACTGGGACAGATCCCTTGATTTTGGGTCTTTCAGGACAG CATCATTCTGCCAACCCTTACAGTCTGTCTCCAGAAGAAGGGCATGCTGGGAAAGAGGGTGGAAAAACATACAG GTGCCGGATGTGTGGTTTGACGTTCTGCAATAAATCAGACATGCAGCTGCACTCCAAGTCGCACACGGAGGTCAAAGCTCACCAGTGTCCGCACTGCTCCAAATCCTTCGCTAACACCAGCTACCTGGCCCAGCACATCCGCATCCACAGCGGTGCCAAGCCCTACACCTGCTCCTACTGCCAGAAGGCTTTCAGACAGCTCAGTCACTTACAGCAGCACACACG AAGCCACACAGAAGCCAAACCTCACAAGTGTGCTCACTGCACGAAATCATTTGCCAACACAAGCTACCTTGCTCAGCATGTACGAATACACACAGGAGTCAAACCTTACACCTGTAACTACTGCCAAAAGACCTTCAGGCAGCTCAGTCACTTGCATCAACACCACAG GATCCACACAGGAGACAGGCCATACAAATGTTCACATCCTGATTGTGAGAAGTCTTTCACTCAGCTTTCTAACCTGCAG TCTCATCGGCGTCAGCACAACAAGGATAAACCATATAAGTGTCTCCACTGTAACCGTGGTTATGTAGACGCAGCCAGCCTGGAGGTTCATCTGTCCTCTCACACAGTCAAGCACGACAAACTCTACTCCTGTGGTTTATGCAATCACACATATACCTCG GAAACCTATCTGATGAAGCACATGCGAAAACACACCCCAGATATGCTTCCGTCTCTACCCGGATCAAACCAGCAGAATCACAGCCCCGGTCACGCAGGAGGAAGTAGCTCGGATGGAAACAGGCAAAGCCAAGCTGAGAGGAGCAATGCCTTCGTCCAGCCGGTCGGTGTGCCGTGCATATTCGACTTGAACCAATACAAACCAGTACCTTCTGCAGATGTGCACTATAAAACTGTTAGTGTGTCTGACATATCCCCTCACAAAGACCTCTGCATCACCGTGGAGGCTTCTGCCATACAGGTGGAGCATCTCAACGCACGAGGAATCCCATGA
- the znf384b gene encoding zinc finger protein 384b isoform X2 — protein sequence MDTTTARTLKQGHAQPSQSSHSITVLPVPPTGIMTAAGLVTLVSPVSSAQSLIPGHPSTTMITVQTDKKNDSVPCSPVIIPLPSKRGRKKKESLPRVGLPTGTDPLILGLSGQHHSANPYSLSPEEGHAGKEGGKTYRCRMCGLTFCNKSDMQLHSKSHTEVKAHQCPHCSKSFANTSYLAQHIRIHSGAKPYTCSYCQKAFRQLSHLQQHTRSHTEAKPHKCAHCTKSFANTSYLAQHVRIHTGVKPYTCNYCQKTFRQLSHLHQHHRIHTGDRPYKCSHPDCEKSFTQLSNLQSHRRQHNKDKPYKCLHCNRGYVDAASLEVHLSSHTVKHDKLYSCGLCNHTYTSETYLMKHMRKHTPDMLPSLPGSNQQNHSPGHAGGSSSDGNRQSQAERSNAFVQPVGVPCIFDLNQYKPVPSADVHYKTVSVSDISPHKDLCITVEASAIQVEHLNARGIP from the exons ATGGATACAACGACAGCAAGGACACTAAAACAGGGGCATGCACAACCGTCTCAGTCCTCACACAGTATCACAGTGTTGCCAGTACCTCCTACCGGCATCATGACAGCAG CGGGTCTGGTCACTCTGGTGTCTCCAGTGTCATCTGCTCAGTCCCTTATTCCTGGACATCCATCCACCACCATGATAACAGTCCAGACTG ATAAGAAAAATGACTCTGTGCCCTGCTCACCGGTTATCATCCCATTACCATCGAAACGAGGCAGAAAGAAGAAAGAATCACTCCCACGGGTTGGCTTACCTACTGGGACAGATCCCTTGATTTTGGGTCTTTCAGGACAG CATCATTCTGCCAACCCTTACAGTCTGTCTCCAGAAGAAGGGCATGCTGGGAAAGAGGGTGGAAAAACATACAG GTGCCGGATGTGTGGTTTGACGTTCTGCAATAAATCAGACATGCAGCTGCACTCCAAGTCGCACACGGAGGTCAAAGCTCACCAGTGTCCGCACTGCTCCAAATCCTTCGCTAACACCAGCTACCTGGCCCAGCACATCCGCATCCACAGCGGTGCCAAGCCCTACACCTGCTCCTACTGCCAGAAGGCTTTCAGACAGCTCAGTCACTTACAGCAGCACACACG AAGCCACACAGAAGCCAAACCTCACAAGTGTGCTCACTGCACGAAATCATTTGCCAACACAAGCTACCTTGCTCAGCATGTACGAATACACACAGGAGTCAAACCTTACACCTGTAACTACTGCCAAAAGACCTTCAGGCAGCTCAGTCACTTGCATCAACACCACAG GATCCACACAGGAGACAGGCCATACAAATGTTCACATCCTGATTGTGAGAAGTCTTTCACTCAGCTTTCTAACCTGCAG TCTCATCGGCGTCAGCACAACAAGGATAAACCATATAAGTGTCTCCACTGTAACCGTGGTTATGTAGACGCAGCCAGCCTGGAGGTTCATCTGTCCTCTCACACAGTCAAGCACGACAAACTCTACTCCTGTGGTTTATGCAATCACACATATACCTCG GAAACCTATCTGATGAAGCACATGCGAAAACACACCCCAGATATGCTTCCGTCTCTACCCGGATCAAACCAGCAGAATCACAGCCCCGGTCACGCAGGAGGAAGTAGCTCGGATGGAAACAGGCAAAGCCAAGCTGAGAGGAGCAATGCCTTCGTCCAGCCGGTCGGTGTGCCGTGCATATTCGACTTGAACCAATACAAACCAGTACCTTCTGCAGATGTGCACTATAAAACTGTTAGTGTGTCTGACATATCCCCTCACAAAGACCTCTGCATCACCGTGGAGGCTTCTGCCATACAGGTGGAGCATCTCAACGCACGAGGAATCCCATGA
- the si:ch211-154o6.3 gene encoding uncharacterized protein si:ch211-154o6.3, with amino-acid sequence MGEVRKLQKKLRQIENLEIKISLTPEEKIKVSKKAELRSRLAELLLHHSGPQQTQEIVGKEEDKMKRQVEEVTEQLVVPCRPALKIAREERRENERSDRSQTDGRGETHLPVSSSVEEQEDAEFKSRRQAWEKAKFRLRTLEGHSDIITCAVAIDNLVISGSRDTTVKVWHVPTATEQRNLGGHSGGVTCLSAPPPEYCRRLARVFDLADNERFVLSGSTDCCVRIWALSSGQCVKSIYTFNAVSSLCFIPEGEGFIVTGSDAGKLQVWSWSSLENCQSENAHLDAVTTLQSQGPLLFSGSAEGCVCVWEVSDVRTEPLRRLHIWGPEVTGCRGDDGVNGRLILSPRGDRVFLSCGKASIRILNWRTGVMTRLTNHSSTAGVTDCVNQIPSLLIGSCFDIINGESTINLFSLPQCKYLVSLTSSDLPRILCFAAWLTASGDHRWVTGGRNLIVWEQLPGSFKKRGDVTVRRDSRLVDCLLESDRDSEDEQSEVDDDEDSIHQDASETEEPASSSWLRCVLQ; translated from the exons ATGGGGGAGGTGAGGAAACTCCAGAAGAAGTTAAGGCAAATTGAAAACTTGGAGATCAAAATTTCCCTCACTCCCGAGGAAAAAATAAAG GTCTCAAAGAAGGCGGAGCTTCGCTCCAGATTGGCTGAGCTACTTCTGCATCATTCTGGCCCCCAGCAAACTCAAGAGATTGTGGGAAAGGAGGAGGATAAAATGAAAAGACAAGT CGAGGAGGTCACAGAACAACTTGTTGTTCCCTGTCGTCCTGCGCTGAAGATTGCTCGGGAGGAAAGACGAGAGAATGAAAGAAGCGACAGAAGCCAGACAGATGGCAGAGGAGAGACGCATCTCCCCGTCAGCTCCAGTGTAGAAGAACAAGAAG ATGCAGAGTTCAAATCTCGCAGACAAGCTTGGGAGAAGGCCAAGTTTCGACTccggactctggagggtcataGTGACATCATCACCTGTGCGGTCGCCATCGACAATCTTGTGATTTCTGGCAG TCGAGATACAACAGTTAAAGTGTGGCATGTTCCCACGGCAACGGAGCAGCGCAATTTGGGAGGTCACAGCGGTGGAGTCACCTGTCTCAGTGCACCACCTCCAGAGTACTGCAGGAGAttgg CACGTGTATTTGACTTGGCTGACAATGAAAGATTTGTTCTAAGTGGATCCACAGACTGTTGTGTGAGAATTTGGGCTTTGAGCTCGG GTCAGTGCGTCAAATCCATCTACACATTCAATGCAGTCTCAAGCCTGTGCTTCATTCCTGAAGGAGAGGGCTTCATTGTTACAGGTTCAG ATGCTGGGAAGCTGCAGGTGTGGAGCTGGAGCTCGCTGGAGAACTGTCAGTCAGAGAACGCACACCTGGACGCAGTCACCACACTACAG TCCCAGGGTCCTCTGCTGTTCAGCGGCTCCGCagagggatgtgtgtgtgtgtgggaggtgtCCGATGTACGGACAGAGCCCCTCCGCAGGTTGCACATCTGGGGGCCAGAAGTCACAGGGTGTCGTGGGGATGACGGGGTGAACGGGAGGCTGATTCTGAGCCCCCGTGGTGACCGTGTGTTCCTCTCATGTGGAAAGGCCAGCATACGAATCCTAAACTGGAGAACAg GCGTGATGACCAgactaaccaatcacagcagcaCTGCTGGTGTCACAGATTGCGTCAATCAAATACCCAGCCTTTTGATTGGCTCTTGTTTTGACATTATTAATGGAGAGAGCACAATTAACT TGTTCTCGCTTCCCCAGTGCAAATACCTGGTTTCACTCACTTCTTCAGATCTTCCCAGGATTCTTTGTTTTGCTGCGTGGCTAACAGCAAGTGGGGACCATCGTTGGGTCACAGGGGGTCGTAACCTCATTGTTTGGGAGCAGCTTCCTGGAAGTTTtaaaaagag AGGCGATGTCACAGTGAGACGAGACAGCCGATTGGTAGATTGTCTTCTGGAATCTGACAGAGATTCAGAAGACGAACAAAGTGAGG tggACGATGATGAAGACTCCATACACCAGGATGCATCTGAAACAGAGGAGCCTGCAAGTTCTTCATGGCTGCGTTGTGTTCTTCAGTGA